One segment of Nostoc flagelliforme CCNUN1 DNA contains the following:
- a CDS encoding glycosyltransferase family 2 protein gives MGETVFFSVVIPTYNRQPILEKCLRALEVQNFTKPSSVTDYEIVLVDDGSTDGTLEWLAGHKQEFPRVRWFQQDHAGPAAARNLGVEQALGDTIIFIDSDLVVLNNFLQAHAEALVQGKEKLGSDRFFTYGAVINTCNFNNPTAEPYKITDFSAAFFATGNVAIPKHWLEKAGLFDTSFQLYGWEDLELGVRLKQLGLTLIKCPEAVGYHWHPAFKLEQIPRLIDQEIQRGRMGVLFYQKHPTWEVRMMIQMTWLHRLLWGILSLNGALNERTMAPLLQWLINLGKPQLALEIARIFLNWYNVKGVYEAYARMQQTS, from the coding sequence GTGGGTGAGACTGTGTTTTTCAGCGTTGTGATACCGACTTATAATCGCCAACCGATTTTAGAAAAGTGCCTCCGCGCCTTGGAGGTGCAAAACTTCACTAAGCCAAGTTCGGTTACTGATTACGAGATTGTCTTGGTGGATGATGGTTCTACTGATGGCACATTGGAGTGGTTAGCAGGACACAAACAAGAGTTTCCCCGTGTGCGTTGGTTTCAGCAAGATCATGCTGGCCCAGCTGCGGCGCGGAATCTCGGTGTAGAACAGGCGCTGGGAGATACGATTATCTTTATTGATAGCGATTTAGTGGTGCTGAATAATTTTTTACAAGCTCACGCTGAGGCGCTAGTGCAAGGAAAGGAGAAATTAGGGAGCGATCGCTTTTTCACTTACGGTGCAGTTATTAATACTTGTAATTTCAACAACCCAACTGCTGAACCCTACAAAATAACCGATTTTTCAGCAGCTTTTTTTGCTACGGGAAATGTAGCAATCCCTAAACATTGGCTAGAGAAAGCCGGACTTTTTGACACGAGCTTTCAACTCTATGGCTGGGAAGATTTAGAGCTAGGTGTGCGGCTGAAACAGCTAGGGTTAACACTAATTAAATGTCCTGAAGCCGTTGGATATCACTGGCATCCAGCATTTAAATTAGAACAAATTCCCCGATTGATTGACCAAGAAATTCAACGCGGACGTATGGGAGTTTTGTTTTATCAAAAACATCCCACATGGGAAGTACGAATGATGATTCAAATGACTTGGCTGCATCGCTTACTTTGGGGAATTTTGTCACTTAATGGTGCGCTAAATGAACGAACAATGGCTCCGTTATTGCAATGGCTAATTAACTTAGGTAAACCGCAATTGGCTTTAGAAATCGCCCGAATTTTTCTCAACTGGTACAACGTAAAGGGTGTTTATGAAGCTTATGCACGAATGCAACAAACATCTTGA
- the recG gene encoding ATP-dependent DNA helicase RecG, protein MTNEKPDWIRLHKALAIEAERGFTDLMGREYRFSEFLSLTLGKFPTGLPQTERRRWQGLAVQFASYPHLALEERQHLVAETRRYLSQLQQEEQGEQGEQRSRGAGEQGRIYQSKIQVALPAHQRRDPKSKIITEVSRRLAPNIEQKLSDLPEIGFKKADNLARLGLHTVRDLLFYYPRDHIDYARQVNIRELQAGETVTIVATVKRCNCFTSPKNQKLSILELVIKDNSGQIKIGRFYAGTRFSSRAWQESLKRRYPVGSILAACGLVKESKYGLTLDNPELEVLANPGDSIESLNIGRVVPIYGLTEGVVANTVRQAVIAALPAAANLKDPLPSGLRQKYGLMELKDAIANIHFPSDSAALQVARRRLVFDEFFYLQLGLLQRQQQARAIQTSAILVPRGQLVEKFHEILPFQLTGAQQRVLNDILNDLQKPVPMNRLVQGDVGSGKTVVAVLAILAAIQSGYQAALMAPTEVLAEQHYRKLVSWFNLLHLPVELLTGSTKTAKRRQIHSQLGTGELPLLVGTHALIQDPVNFHQLGLVVIDEQHRFGVEQRARLQQKGEQPHVLTMTATPIPRTLALTIHGDLDVSQIDELPPGRQKIQTTVLSGQQRNHAYDLMRREIAQGRQVYVVLPLVEESEKLDLRSATEEHQKLQESVFPDFQVGLLHGRMSSADKDEAITKFRDNQTQILVSTTVVEVGVDVPNATVMLIENAERFGLSQLHQLRGRVGRGAAQSYCLLMSSSRSPDAQQRLKVLEQSQDGFFISEMDMRFRGPGQVLGTRQSGVPDFTLASLVEDEEVLLLARQAAEKIIEMDATLERWYLMKEELKYRYERLMGGAILT, encoded by the coding sequence ATGACTAATGAAAAACCAGATTGGATACGATTGCACAAAGCCTTAGCAATAGAAGCTGAACGCGGCTTTACAGACTTGATGGGCAGAGAATACCGCTTCAGTGAATTTCTTAGCCTAACTTTGGGCAAATTCCCAACAGGCTTACCCCAAACTGAACGCCGCCGTTGGCAAGGACTAGCGGTGCAATTTGCTAGTTATCCACATCTAGCACTGGAAGAAAGACAACATTTAGTAGCAGAAACTCGTAGGTATCTCTCTCAACTACAGCAAGAGGAGCAGGGGGAGCAGGGGGAGCAGAGGAGCAGGGGAGCAGGGGAGCAAGGGAGAATTTATCAATCCAAAATCCAAGTTGCGCTTCCAGCGCACCAAAGGCGTGACCCAAAATCTAAAATTATCACTGAGGTGAGTCGGAGGCTTGCACCGAACATTGAGCAAAAACTCAGCGATTTACCAGAAATAGGTTTCAAAAAAGCTGATAATTTGGCACGGCTCGGTTTACACACCGTCCGCGACTTGCTTTTCTACTATCCCCGTGACCATATTGATTATGCGCGTCAGGTGAATATCCGCGAGTTACAAGCGGGTGAGACGGTGACAATAGTGGCTACAGTGAAGCGTTGCAACTGCTTTACTAGCCCTAAAAATCAGAAATTATCAATTTTAGAACTGGTAATAAAAGATAACAGTGGTCAAATCAAAATTGGTCGTTTTTACGCAGGTACACGTTTTAGCAGTCGCGCTTGGCAAGAAAGTTTAAAACGCCGTTATCCAGTAGGTAGTATTTTAGCGGCGTGTGGGTTGGTGAAAGAAAGTAAATACGGCTTGACACTCGATAATCCAGAACTAGAGGTTTTGGCAAATCCAGGAGATTCGATTGAGTCGCTGAATATTGGGCGGGTAGTGCCAATTTATGGATTGACAGAAGGGGTGGTGGCGAATACAGTACGACAGGCGGTAATTGCTGCTTTACCCGCTGCGGCTAACCTGAAAGACCCTTTGCCAAGTGGTTTGCGACAGAAGTATGGTTTGATGGAATTGAAAGATGCGATCGCTAATATCCATTTTCCTAGTGATAGCGCCGCCCTCCAAGTTGCCCGTCGTCGCCTAGTTTTTGATGAATTTTTCTACCTACAACTTGGGTTACTGCAACGTCAACAGCAAGCAAGAGCGATTCAAACCAGCGCCATTCTGGTTCCACGCGGTCAACTTGTAGAAAAATTCCACGAAATACTGCCTTTTCAACTCACTGGCGCACAGCAACGAGTTCTCAACGACATTCTCAACGACTTACAGAAACCTGTACCAATGAATCGTTTGGTGCAAGGCGATGTCGGTTCCGGTAAAACAGTCGTCGCCGTGCTAGCTATCCTCGCAGCAATTCAATCCGGCTACCAAGCGGCCCTGATGGCTCCCACAGAAGTTTTGGCAGAACAACATTATCGTAAGTTAGTTAGCTGGTTTAACCTCTTGCATTTACCAGTGGAATTATTGACAGGTTCTACTAAAACTGCTAAACGAAGACAAATACATTCTCAGTTAGGAACTGGTGAATTACCTCTGTTAGTGGGAACCCACGCCTTAATTCAAGACCCCGTAAACTTCCATCAACTGGGGTTAGTGGTGATTGATGAGCAGCATCGCTTTGGGGTAGAACAACGGGCGCGTTTGCAACAAAAAGGTGAACAACCACATGTGCTAACTATGACAGCCACTCCGATTCCCAGAACCTTAGCACTGACGATACACGGGGATTTGGATGTAAGCCAGATTGATGAGTTACCACCAGGGCGGCAAAAAATTCAGACAACAGTGCTATCAGGTCAGCAACGCAACCATGCTTACGACCTCATGCGCCGAGAAATTGCCCAAGGTAGACAGGTTTATGTGGTTTTGCCTTTGGTGGAAGAATCAGAAAAACTGGATCTGCGATCGGCAACCGAGGAGCATCAAAAGCTACAAGAAAGCGTTTTTCCCGATTTTCAAGTGGGGTTACTGCACGGTCGCATGAGTTCAGCCGACAAAGATGAAGCAATTACCAAATTTCGTGATAACCAAACGCAAATTTTGGTTTCTACTACCGTTGTTGAGGTTGGCGTAGACGTACCTAATGCTACGGTTATGCTCATTGAAAATGCAGAGCGATTTGGCTTATCGCAACTGCACCAACTGCGGGGGCGTGTCGGTCGTGGCGCGGCTCAGTCTTACTGTCTATTGATGAGCAGTTCTAGGAGTCCTGATGCTCAACAACGGTTGAAGGTGTTGGAACAATCTCAGGATGGCTTTTTCATCTCCGAGATGGATATGCGTTTTCGCGGGCCGGGGCAAGTATTAGGAACTCGTCAATCTGGAGTGCCAGATTTTACCTTAGCGAGTTTGGTTGAAGATGAAGAAGTTTTACTTTTAGCGCGGCAAGCAGCCGAGAAAATAATAGAAATGGATGCAACTTTAGAGCGCTGGTATTTGATGAAAGAAGAGTTGAAATATCGGTATGAGCGGTTAATGGGTGGGGCCATTCTGACGTAA